A genomic region of Colletotrichum destructivum chromosome 5, complete sequence contains the following coding sequences:
- a CDS encoding Putative NAD(P)-binding domain superfamily has translation MAVLPSSIIITAATGSVGCRLVPLILSLSHSHPIKLVLPTRNPDRLNELIASTTSSTNTSPYITTAVEQGDIADPVWLGELIASHKVDTVFLNVSGANELTVGLNTFDLFSLPGSSVRHVVYLSMAGDFTAHTVAKEGAIRRVRAAHAAVKLALEQFLLYDGHSTDEGMELPFTWTILGPVMSNDNDLRGKQMMLRHGVFPYPLPSGSRPGPPKVDVADIALGAWRAIEDQGRRFHRRKVTIGTRERYGAEETEKLWSAALDRQIKSRVATCKEDLDDYELELVDFEKLTPGFARDLRLMMESMGTRFCMRGLTDEEYQLQLDLLRREPRSYEAFINETAKKWLQEENHEPKDRTEFSIRHVDELCRTA, from the coding sequence ATGGCCGTTTTGCCCAGCAgtatcatcatcaccgccgcaACAGGCTCCGTTGGATGCCGCCTGGTCCCCCTCATTCTATCGCTATCCCACTCCCACCCTATCAAGCTCGTTCTACCCACAAGAAACCCCGACCGCTTGAACGAGCTGATTGCTTCTACTACCAGCTCTACAAACACTAGCCCTTATATAACAACAGCtgtcgagcagggcgacaTAGCCGACCCAGTATGGCTCGGCGAACTCATAGCCTCGCACAAGGTCGACACCGTGTTCCTCAACGTCTCTGGGGCGAACGAGCTCACCGTCGGCCTGAACACGTTTGATCTTTTCTCCCTTCCAGGATCGAGCGTGCGCCACGTTGTGTATTTGTCCATGGCTGGGGACTTTACCGCCCACACCGTCGCAAAGGAAGGAGCAATACGACGGGTTCGTGCGGCGCATGCGGCTGTCAAGTTGGCCTTGGAGCAGTTCCTTCTATACGATGGTCACTCAACTGACGAAGGAATGGAGCTACCTTTCACCTGGACCATCCTCGGTCCCGTCATgtccaacgacaacgacctCCGTGGAAAGCAGATGATGCTGCGGCACGGCGTGTTCCCATATCCGCTGCCGAGCGGCTCGAGACCTGGGCCGCCCAAGGTCGATGTCGCGGACATTGCACTGGGGGCGTGGCGGGCCATTGAGGACCAAGGCCGACGCTTTCACAGGCGGAAGGTCACGATTGGGACTAGGGAGAGATACGGAGCAgaagagacggagaagctTTGGAGCGCAGCTCTGGACCGGCAGATCAAGTCGCGAGTCGCCACTTGTAAGGAGGATCTGGACGATTATGAGTTGGAGCTTGTCGATTTTGAAAAGTTGACGCCTGGTTTCGCTCGCGACTTGAGACTCATGATGGAGTCGATGGGTACTAGGTTCTGCATGCGAGGGCTGACGGACGAAGAGTATCAGCTGCAGCTTGACTTGCTGAGGAGAGAACCTCGGAGCTACGAGGCATTCATCAATGAGACTGCAAAGAAGTGGTTGCAGGAGGAGAACCACGAACCTAAAGACCGGACTGAGTTTTCCATCAGACATGTCGATGAACTTTGTAGAACGGCTTGA